caaaagtacaaaaaaaagttatttggCATTTTATTAAAACATACGAAAAGTTGACGGATAAGTTATCCTTATTGTTGTTTTACATAATAATTGTacatgagatttttattttatacggCTCTTcgttcaattattttaaagtcATTGGATTCTTTTTCTCTTTCGGAAAACTAATGAATGTGTTTGATGTCTTGTCAGCCTCGTGTACTTGTGGCCATTAATTACAAAAGTACGAAAAATATACGTAGGTATGTTATTTGGTATTTTATTAAAACATACGAAAacgttttcaattattttaaaaatgctTCCAAACGAGATTATAGtagttttcttttcaattagAATTAACCAACAGTTAATATTATTTTCCTAAAGTAACTACTTCACTAGACTTTAGTGGTGAAATAAATAACTATGGTTCACAGTCTAATTGCGGTTGTAAAGTGCTTGCTCCAAGAATTATTGAACTCTTTATGGTAAAAATAATTGCATGTTGACTTTTATTATTACTAGTAAATTATTTCTTCCTTTTCAGTTTACTTTATAAAGGTGGATCAAATAATACGTTTCTTTGAATATTAGCAACAGCGAGTCCTACGAATCTCTCCTATTTAGGTGGATCAAATATTTGCTACAAATTCACACACACAACGTTCgttcagaaaaaaaataaaaataaaaataaaaataaattcacaCACACAATGTTCGTTATCTACGAATCTCGTAGATAACGAATTTAATATTCGTAGATAACGAATTTAATACCAAATTAAACTGTTTATTGTATAATTTTGCTTAACTCCTCCTCTTTTTAGTCTAAAAATATTAACGTgctccaaaaaagaaaaaaaaaatagcccgCTTTAATGGTGGCAGAACTCAGAAGGGTGGGTGTTGTCAAATTAGGGCCAAGAAGCAATCTAGTTGCAGCAAAGTAAGTTTAGGGCACCCCAGATTCCTCGACCCAACGTCTAACCTTGCGTTTCTCCAAGTACATGGTGAGCCCTGGTTCCACCGGATCAGCCCTGTCCACCTCATGTCTAAACTCCGACGGCAAAAACCTCTGCAACATAAATTTTGCAGCAATTTAGAGACAAAATATTAGATATTTTTGTTACATTTTTTACTGATAAATATTTACCTTAACTGTTCCAACTTCTCCAATGGCCTCGATGAAACCGGTGGCACCGACGATGAGGACGCTGCCACTTTTGGCAACAGAAAGAGAAGATGAAACAGTCATGGCTGCTGCTGTTCTTCCTTCCTGCTACAGAGTCCTtgacttttcttcttttttctttgttttttccccTCAAGTTGAAGGTCCTTTTTACCTAAAGTGATTTTGACACCATTGAGGAATGCGAAGTACTTTTTTCCCAAGTGATTTTGACACGATTGAGGTAAGTGAAGAATCCCGTAATCGAAATTCagttctgcttttttttttttcaattacctTAATGTATTGTCGTTAGAATCTGTCAAATTTGGAATGAAAATGTGACCGATGGAAATGCAAAAGGTTTGTTCATCTTGAactttttgttttggttcatTTTGGAGCAATACTCTTAACTTAATTTAAACTACGAGAAAtgaattctaactttgatgcaaaAAGGGGGCACACATTGTCCTAGACAACTACTTGTTAATGTAAAAGCTTAGTAGTATTGCAAATTTATGGGATAAGAATCACTCTTAAACATATCGAATAATCAATAATCTCAAATAATTACCAGACTTATTACATTATTACGTTGAATTATCCAACATTCACATCAAACTGGAATTCTTTTTAACAATGTAAAATGAAATTCCAGCTTCCTTGTCcagcaataaaaaaaaaaaatcagattagTATCTTCCTCGAAGAAACCCTAGAAACCCTCCCCCTCCATACCAATTTTATAACAAGCTCACCCCCAAACTGTTGGAACATTTCTTTTCCTAGTAATAAATCCAGAACATGAATTTCATCGTCGACGGTCTTGATTCGGATAGATTGATCAAGCACAAGTGGCAGTGACAGTCCTGGATTCGACAACGGTGTTTTCGGTGGAGACTTTCTGATCCTCCTCCTCTTGCAGTAGCTCTAGCTCTAGGTTGTCCttcaacttgagaagaaagccaTCGAAGCACTCATCCAAGGTCCTGAAAGAATCTCCAGGGTAGAGAGTTCCCACTTCCACATCATGAGGCCCTTCCACTGCAAAATTAACCTGGCATCCTTTGATAAAGATGTCATGCGTGAACGAGGCCACAATGCTTTCTGGTATACGGTTATCTGCAAGTAGTAAATTCTAACTCGTTACAAATTACTTGTTGacaacttaatatatatatatattataaactaGTCTAATTTTCATATGTAAGTTAGATTAGTTGACCAAAGTAATGTTTTGGTTCCCTGTATCCAAGTTTTGATTTCTCGCATGTAGATTAGAGTAGTTCAGAACTTTGTTTTAACCACTCTAATCTAAATGAAGGACACCAATCTCACGTTCAAAAGGCGGACATATTatacatgttttgttttgtatcaTTAATTCATGGCATCAAAAGATTGGTCCCAAACACATGCCTAATTAAATGTTGGTAAAGAAGATTAAAGAGGGAAGTGACCTGCAGCAAGGGCTAGTAGGTGATCTTCAGTGACGGTGACTCTAGGGAGGGTCCGGCCAATTTTCTTCTCCCACAGGGATGCAAGCCCATTGATGTCGTATAAATTGCTCGGCGGTCGGAAATGAACATTTTTGTTGATTGTTCGCATGTCGTCCACCGTTTTCATTGTGAACTTCCCGATATCCGTACCGTCTACAAAGTAGGCTGTGtacaaaaatcaaacaaaattatCGTTGTTGCGGCTGTAAATTTTGTGTAACATAGTAAAAATATAACATCAAAAGTCGAGCTGAAAGCTTGAATACTACAAAAATGCTTACGTGTATGTTGTAATATTAGTAAAATACCAAATAATATGCGCAGGTATCTCTTTCGTACCTTAGTAATTAATGGCAGGTGCATCAGACATACCATCAAACACATTTTCCCACATTCACTAGTGGATACAGAAACATTGAATCTtccgaaaataaaataataataataatattatta
The nucleotide sequence above comes from Malus sylvestris chromosome 16, drMalSylv7.2, whole genome shotgun sequence. Encoded proteins:
- the LOC126607466 gene encoding leucoanthocyanidin reductase-like; this translates as MTVSSSLSVAKSGSVLIVGATGFIEAIGEVGTVKRFLPSEFRHEVDRADPVEPGLTMYLEKRKVRRWVEESGVP